The following coding sequences lie in one Treponema socranskii subsp. buccale genomic window:
- a CDS encoding ABC transporter substrate-binding protein — translation MNKDMKAAVLLCAAVVIGTVSWTWGKGNKKSSAAKKADDAAIHIFGIARGEEAARFSEVVKLFNKKTGYNAVYEGSPDFETQILVQAEAGTPPDIAAFPQPGMMKNFARRGFIKPLPNEVIAKLDANYAPVWKELGTADDGKTYGVFYRISAKSFVWYPKKAWQAKGYSVPKTWNELVALENKMVANGDVPWSIGFESGDATGWVGTDWLEDIMLRTAGPDVYDKWVNHKIPFNDPAVQNALKYVGSIMLNDKYVYGGTTNILTQNFGDSVKPLFDNPPKAYMNRQANFITGFMPEHIQAHLEEEVGVFALPSIDPKYGTPVLGGGDQFVAFSDKKGVKEFLEFLTTWEACVPYAKTGGALFPHKNQNFNDYGNAIERELAEILVNATVFRFDGSDLMPAEVGAGTFWTGMVDYVNGKDARAVLTAIDKSWPKNN, via the coding sequence ATTCACATCTTCGGCATCGCACGAGGAGAAGAGGCCGCGCGCTTCAGCGAAGTTGTCAAACTCTTCAACAAAAAAACGGGTTATAACGCCGTCTACGAAGGCAGTCCCGACTTTGAAACGCAGATTTTGGTACAGGCTGAAGCGGGAACGCCTCCCGATATCGCAGCCTTCCCTCAGCCGGGTATGATGAAAAATTTCGCGCGGCGCGGATTTATCAAACCGCTTCCCAACGAAGTTATCGCAAAACTCGATGCGAACTATGCGCCCGTATGGAAAGAGCTCGGTACTGCCGACGACGGAAAAACCTACGGCGTCTTTTATCGCATCAGCGCAAAGAGCTTCGTATGGTATCCGAAAAAAGCATGGCAGGCAAAAGGCTATTCCGTTCCGAAAACGTGGAACGAACTCGTCGCCCTCGAAAATAAAATGGTCGCCAACGGAGACGTGCCGTGGTCGATCGGATTCGAATCGGGCGATGCGACAGGCTGGGTCGGGACGGACTGGCTCGAAGACATCATGCTGCGCACGGCCGGTCCCGACGTATATGACAAATGGGTAAACCATAAGATCCCGTTCAACGATCCGGCCGTACAAAACGCGCTCAAATACGTCGGCAGCATCATGCTCAATGACAAATACGTATACGGCGGCACGACGAATATCCTCACGCAAAATTTCGGCGATTCCGTAAAGCCGCTGTTCGACAATCCGCCGAAAGCGTATATGAATCGTCAAGCCAATTTTATTACGGGATTTATGCCGGAACACATTCAAGCGCATCTCGAAGAAGAAGTCGGCGTATTCGCGCTTCCGTCGATCGATCCGAAATACGGCACGCCCGTGCTCGGAGGAGGTGATCAGTTCGTCGCTTTCAGCGACAAAAAAGGCGTCAAAGAATTCCTCGAATTTTTGACGACGTGGGAAGCATGCGTCCCCTATGCAAAAACCGGAGGCGCGCTGTTCCCGCATAAAAATCAAAACTTTAACGACTACGGCAACGCGATCGAACGCGAGCTCGCGGAGATCCTCGTAAACGCAACCGTTTTCCGCTTCGACGGATCGGACTTGATGCCCGCGGAAGTCGGTGCCGGTACGTTCTGGACGGGCATGGTCGACTACGTAAACGGCAAAGACGCGAGAGCTGTCCTCACCGCAATAGACAAAAGCTGGCCGAAAAACAATTGA
- a CDS encoding carbohydrate ABC transporter permease, whose amino-acid sequence MNAALSGKLKTLYVVPLTLIIAGGGFMLLREEIMGQALTTLFAVVWGTASVLLIFYSCNLLTQLLKTKRYNAVIPYVFIGPAVLIMGWYLFLPTVRSLMLSFMDKQSERFVGFENYRYVFTDPTMLTSVRNTILWLVFGTLFSVLFGLIAAVLADRSHIERLGKTLIFLPMAISLVGAGLIWKFIYAYRPAGDNQIGLLNAIIVSVFGRKPHNWLGTAPANNLFLIAIFVWLQTGFALVVFSAALKAVSTEMIEAARIDGAGEFKILMRIVIPDIAGSIATVSTTILLAALKCFDIVFSMTNGLYGTEVLASQQYKQMFKFLHYGRGSAIAVVILLGVSPVIWYNLKEFNKREVF is encoded by the coding sequence ATGAATGCGGCACTTTCCGGAAAATTGAAAACGCTGTATGTCGTACCGCTCACGCTCATCATCGCAGGCGGCGGCTTTATGTTGCTCCGTGAAGAGATCATGGGACAAGCGCTGACGACTCTATTCGCCGTCGTTTGGGGGACGGCAAGCGTATTGCTTATCTTTTATTCCTGCAATTTGCTTACACAGCTTTTAAAAACAAAGCGGTATAACGCCGTCATTCCGTACGTCTTTATCGGCCCCGCCGTCCTCATCATGGGCTGGTACCTTTTCCTTCCGACCGTCAGGAGCCTTATGCTGAGCTTTATGGATAAACAAAGCGAACGCTTCGTCGGATTCGAAAACTACCGATACGTCTTTACCGATCCGACGATGCTTACCTCCGTCCGCAATACGATTCTGTGGCTCGTCTTCGGAACCCTGTTCAGCGTACTGTTCGGACTCATCGCCGCAGTGCTGGCTGACCGCTCGCACATAGAGCGCTTGGGCAAAACGCTTATCTTTCTTCCGATGGCGATTTCGCTCGTCGGCGCCGGGCTCATTTGGAAATTCATCTACGCATATCGTCCTGCGGGTGACAATCAAATCGGACTTTTAAACGCGATAATCGTCTCCGTATTCGGAAGAAAACCGCACAATTGGCTCGGTACGGCACCCGCGAACAATCTCTTTTTGATCGCTATCTTCGTGTGGCTGCAGACGGGATTCGCCCTCGTCGTATTTTCCGCGGCGCTGAAAGCCGTTTCGACGGAAATGATCGAAGCCGCGCGCATAGACGGCGCCGGAGAATTCAAAATCCTCATGCGGATCGTCATCCCCGATATAGCGGGAAGCATCGCGACGGTATCGACGACGATCCTCCTCGCGGCGCTAAAGTGCTTCGACATCGTTTTTTCTATGACAAACGGTCTGTACGGAACGGAAGTGCTCGCAAGCCAACAGTATAAGCAGATGTTCAAATTTCTCCACTACGGCAGAGGTTCGGCGATCGCCGTCGTTATCCTTCTC